A stretch of Oreochromis aureus strain Israel breed Guangdong linkage group 11, ZZ_aureus, whole genome shotgun sequence DNA encodes these proteins:
- the LOC120442688 gene encoding sialic acid-binding Ig-like lectin 5, with amino-acid sequence MAATLTFLLISSLLQGALCETFNIKMPPNINVLRGSCVTIPCSFDVESRFEKYLDHTCKAYWSDSPSFTSGNAKVKPTKDMTGDLTKKDCTTTFNNTRLLPGKKYYLRLECKNDLKYTFKQASVNISVIAVAPSPTLTPSTLEVKEGTSVSLTCSAPAPCWSHPPALTWIPNRGQSQETLQENQDKTKVKTSVMNFTASHLHHGNKISCTAVYQKNRGSPDVTAETSLTPDISYSPKNVTVSVSPSGPVPENSNVSLTCSSNANPAVRNYTWYRADGDQEALIGTGQSFIVTVSKVKSTFFCKATNALGCERSRNLQIDFQYSVLYPVILSILAVLLPVILCVLLFFLRAQNNPCKPKGQLTEENTPAATSQALTEEGNEKPNTNEEGIYANTDELGDADAVHSPIITEPSSTYEQNSGPNNIEGGSENSEKKVDSPDGVYSNVNWKPKSKKINKNKTVDMNPRGSSYLEEEKCMVDGFNRNFVSNALEMGGLYDEVESRTVRKEVECEYAQVNFHKKSAMQ; translated from the exons ATGGCTGCAACTCTGACTTTTCTTCTCATTAGTTCTCTGCTGCAGG GTGCACTGTGTGAAACGTTCAACATCAAAATGCCaccaaatataaatgttttgagAGGATCCTGTGTGACCATCCCCTGCTCCTTTGACGTAGAGAGCAGATTTGAAAAATACTTAGATCATACATGTAAAGCATATTGGAGTGATTCACCTTCATTTACCAGTGGAAATGCAAAAGTCAAACCAACTAAAGACATGACAGGAGACTTAACAAAGAAAGACTGCACCACAACTTTCAATAATACACGTCTCCTTCCAGGCAAAAAATACTACCTCAGACTGGAGTGTAAAAATGACCTGAAATACACTTTTAAACAAGCTAGTGTAAATATTTCAGTGATAG CTGTTGCTCCCTCACCGACTCTGACTCCATCCACACTGGAGGTGAAGGAGGGAACCTCAGTGAGTCTGACGTGCTCTGCTCCAGCTCCATGTTGGTCTCATCCTCCAGCTCTGACATGGATCCCTAACCGGGGTCAGAGTCAGGAGACACTGCAGGAGAATCAGGACAAAACTAAAGTCAAGACTTCTGTTATGAATTTCACTGCTTCTCACCTCCATCATGGAAATAAAATCTCCTGCACTGCTGTCTACCAGAAAAATCGTGGTAGCCCTGATGTCACTGCTGAAACAAGTTTAACGCCTGATATTTCAT ATTCACCTAAAAACGTCACAGTTTCAGTCAGTCCCTCTGGTCCAGTACCAGAGAACAGCAACGTGAGTCTGACCTGCAGCAGTAATGCCAACCCAGCAGTGAGGAACTACACCTGGTACAGAGCTGATGGAGACCAGGAGGCTCTCATTGGGACTGGACAGTCTTTTATTGTTACTGtttcaaaagtaaaaagtacatttttctgCAAGGCTACAAATGCACTTGGATGTGAACGATCAAGAAACCTACAAATAGATTTTCAAT atTCTGTTCTGTATCCAGTCATCCTCTCCATTCTTGCAGTGTTACTGCCTGTAATACTGTGTGTTCTGCTGTTTTTTCTCAG AGCTCAGAATAATCCCTGTAAACCTAAAGGTCAGTTAACAGAAGAAAATACCCCAGCTGCTACAAGTCAGGCTCTAACTGAAGAAGGAAATGAG AAACCAAACACAAATGAAGAGGGCATTTATGCAAATACTGATGAGCTGGGAGACGCAGACGCTGTCCATTCTCCAATCATCACTGAGCCAAGCAGCACCTACGAGCAAAACTCTGGACCAAACAATATAGAAGGTGGAAGTGAAAACTCAGAGAAGAAGGTGGACAGCCCTGATGGAGTCTACTCTAATGTGAACTGGAAGCCgaagagcaaaaaaataaataaaaataagactgTGGACATGAATCCTCGAGGCAGTTCTTATTTGGAAGAGGAGAAGTGTATGGTGGACGGGTTTAACAGAAACTTTGTGAGCAATGCACTAGAGATGGGAGGCCTGTATGATGAAGTGGAGTCTAGAACTGTGAGGAAGGAAGTAGAGTGTGAATACGCCCAAGTAAATTTTCATAAAAAGAGTGCTATGCAATAG